From Symphalangus syndactylus isolate Jambi chromosome X, NHGRI_mSymSyn1-v2.1_pri, whole genome shotgun sequence, the proteins below share one genomic window:
- the STK26 gene encoding serine/threonine-protein kinase 26 isoform X5 produces the protein MLPRLLSDSRTQVILPPRPPKIPGLQGSKLWIIMEYLGGGSALDLLRAGPFDEFQIATMLKEILKGLDYLHSEKKIHRDIKAANVLLSEQGDVKLADFGVAGQLTDTQIKRNTFVGTPFWMAPEVIQQSAYDSKADIWSLGITAIELAKGEPPNSDMHPMRVLFLIPKNNPPTLVGDFTKSFKEFIDACLNKDPSFRPTAKELLKHKFIVKNSKKTSYLTELIDRFKRWKAEGHSDDESDSEGSDSESTSRENNTHPEWSFTTVRKKPDPKKVQNGAEQDLVQTLSCLSMIITPAFAELKQQDENNASRNQAIEELEKSIAVAEATCPGITDKMVKKLIEKFQKCSADESP, from the exons atgttacctaGACTGCTCTCagactcccggactcaagtgatcctcccacctcggcctcccaaaataccaggattacag GGGTCTAAATTATGGATAATAATGGAATACCTGGGTGGTGGTTCAGCACTGGATCtt CTTCGAGCTGGTCCATTTGATGAGTTCCAGATTGCTACCATgctaaaggaaattttaaaaggtcTGGACTATCtgcattcagaaaagaaaattcaccGAGACATAAAAG ctGCCAATGTCTTGCTCTCAGAACAAGGAGATGTTAAACTTGCTGATTTTGGAGTTGCTGGTCAGCTGACGGATACACAGATTAAAAGAAATACCTTTGTGGGAACTCCATTTTGGATGGCTCCTGAAGTTATTCAACAGTCAGCTTATGACTCAAAA GCTGACATTTGGTCATTGGGAATTACTGCTATTGAACTAGCCAAGGGAGAGCCACCTAACTCCGATATGCATCCAATGAGAGTTCTGTTTCTTATTCCCAAAAACAATCCTCCAACTCTTGTTGGAGACTTTACTAAGTCTTTTAAGGAGTTTATTGATGCTTGCCTGAACAAAGATCCATCATTT CGTCCTACAGCAAAAGAACTTCTGAAACACAAATTCATtgtaaaaaattcaaagaagacTTCTTATCTGACTGAACTGATAGATCGTTTTAAGAGATGGAAGGCAGAAGGACACAGTGATGATGAATCTGATTCCGAGGGCTCTGATTC GGAATCTACCAGCAGGGAAAACAATACTCATCCTGAATGGAGCTTTACCACCGTACGAAAGAAGCCTGATCCAAAGAAAGTACAGAATGGGGCA GAGCAAGATCTTGTGCAAACCCTGAGTTGCTTGTCTATGATAATCACACCTGCATTTGCTGAA CTTAAACAGCAGGACGAGAATAACGCTAGCAGGAATCAGGCGATTGAAGAACTCGAGAAAAGTATTGCTGTGGCTGAAGCCACCTGTCCTGGCATCACAGATAAAATGGTGAAGAAACtaattgaaaaatttcaaaa gtGTTCAGCAGACGAATCCCCCTAA
- the STK26 gene encoding serine/threonine-protein kinase 26 isoform X4, whose translation MAHSPVAVQVPGMQNNIADPEELFTKLERIGKGSFGEVFKGIDNRTQQVVAIKIIDLEEAEDEIEDIQQEITVLSQCDSSYVTKYYGSYLKLRAGPFDEFQIATMLKEILKGLDYLHSEKKIHRDIKAANVLLSEQGDVKLADFGVAGQLTDTQIKRNTFVGTPFWMAPEVIQQSAYDSKADIWSLGITAIELAKGEPPNSDMHPMRVLFLIPKNNPPTLVGDFTKSFKEFIDACLNKDPSFRPTAKELLKHKFIVKNSKKTSYLTELIDRFKRWKAEGHSDDESDSEGSDSESTSRENNTHPEWSFTTVRKKPDPKKVQNGAQDENNASRNQAIEELEKSIAVAEATCPGITDKMVKKLIEKFQKCSADESP comes from the exons AATAACATAGCTGATCCAGAAGAACTGTTCACAAAATTAGAGCGCATTGGGAAAGGCTCATTTGGGGAAGTTTTCAAAGGAATTGATAACCGTACCCAGCAAGTCGTTGCTATTAAAATCATAGACCTTGAGGAAGCCGAAGATGAAATAGAAGACATTCAGCAAGAAATAACTGTCTTGAGTCAATGTGACAGCTCATATGTAACAAAATACTATGGGTCATATTTAAAG CTTCGAGCTGGTCCATTTGATGAGTTCCAGATTGCTACCATgctaaaggaaattttaaaaggtcTGGACTATCtgcattcagaaaagaaaattcaccGAGACATAAAAG ctGCCAATGTCTTGCTCTCAGAACAAGGAGATGTTAAACTTGCTGATTTTGGAGTTGCTGGTCAGCTGACGGATACACAGATTAAAAGAAATACCTTTGTGGGAACTCCATTTTGGATGGCTCCTGAAGTTATTCAACAGTCAGCTTATGACTCAAAA GCTGACATTTGGTCATTGGGAATTACTGCTATTGAACTAGCCAAGGGAGAGCCACCTAACTCCGATATGCATCCAATGAGAGTTCTGTTTCTTATTCCCAAAAACAATCCTCCAACTCTTGTTGGAGACTTTACTAAGTCTTTTAAGGAGTTTATTGATGCTTGCCTGAACAAAGATCCATCATTT CGTCCTACAGCAAAAGAACTTCTGAAACACAAATTCATtgtaaaaaattcaaagaagacTTCTTATCTGACTGAACTGATAGATCGTTTTAAGAGATGGAAGGCAGAAGGACACAGTGATGATGAATCTGATTCCGAGGGCTCTGATTC GGAATCTACCAGCAGGGAAAACAATACTCATCCTGAATGGAGCTTTACCACCGTACGAAAGAAGCCTGATCCAAAGAAAGTACAGAATGGGGCA CAGGACGAGAATAACGCTAGCAGGAATCAGGCGATTGAAGAACTCGAGAAAAGTATTGCTGTGGCTGAAGCCACCTGTCCTGGCATCACAGATAAAATGGTGAAGAAACtaattgaaaaatttcaaaa gtGTTCAGCAGACGAATCCCCCTAA
- the STK26 gene encoding serine/threonine-protein kinase 26 isoform X3, translating to MAHSPVAVQVPGMQNNIADPEELFTKLERIGKGSFGEVFKGIDNRTQQVVAIKIIDLEEAEDEIEDIQQEITVLSQCDSSYVTKYYGSYLKGSKLWIIMEYLGGGSALDLLRAGPFDEFQIATMLKEILKGLDYLHSEKKIHRDIKAANVLLSEQGDVKLADFGVAGQLTDTQIKRNTFVGTPFWMAPEVIQQSAYDSKADIWSLGITAIELAKGEPPNSDMHPMRVLFLIPKNNPPTLVGDFTKSFKEFIDACLNKDPSFRPTAKELLKHKFIVKNSKKTSYLTELIDRFKRWKAEGHSDDESDSEGSDSESTSRENNTHPEWSFTTVRKKPDPKKVQNGAQDENNASRNQAIEELEKSIAVAEATCPGITDKMVKKLIEKFQKCSADESP from the exons AATAACATAGCTGATCCAGAAGAACTGTTCACAAAATTAGAGCGCATTGGGAAAGGCTCATTTGGGGAAGTTTTCAAAGGAATTGATAACCGTACCCAGCAAGTCGTTGCTATTAAAATCATAGACCTTGAGGAAGCCGAAGATGAAATAGAAGACATTCAGCAAGAAATAACTGTCTTGAGTCAATGTGACAGCTCATATGTAACAAAATACTATGGGTCATATTTAAAG GGGTCTAAATTATGGATAATAATGGAATACCTGGGTGGTGGTTCAGCACTGGATCtt CTTCGAGCTGGTCCATTTGATGAGTTCCAGATTGCTACCATgctaaaggaaattttaaaaggtcTGGACTATCtgcattcagaaaagaaaattcaccGAGACATAAAAG ctGCCAATGTCTTGCTCTCAGAACAAGGAGATGTTAAACTTGCTGATTTTGGAGTTGCTGGTCAGCTGACGGATACACAGATTAAAAGAAATACCTTTGTGGGAACTCCATTTTGGATGGCTCCTGAAGTTATTCAACAGTCAGCTTATGACTCAAAA GCTGACATTTGGTCATTGGGAATTACTGCTATTGAACTAGCCAAGGGAGAGCCACCTAACTCCGATATGCATCCAATGAGAGTTCTGTTTCTTATTCCCAAAAACAATCCTCCAACTCTTGTTGGAGACTTTACTAAGTCTTTTAAGGAGTTTATTGATGCTTGCCTGAACAAAGATCCATCATTT CGTCCTACAGCAAAAGAACTTCTGAAACACAAATTCATtgtaaaaaattcaaagaagacTTCTTATCTGACTGAACTGATAGATCGTTTTAAGAGATGGAAGGCAGAAGGACACAGTGATGATGAATCTGATTCCGAGGGCTCTGATTC GGAATCTACCAGCAGGGAAAACAATACTCATCCTGAATGGAGCTTTACCACCGTACGAAAGAAGCCTGATCCAAAGAAAGTACAGAATGGGGCA CAGGACGAGAATAACGCTAGCAGGAATCAGGCGATTGAAGAACTCGAGAAAAGTATTGCTGTGGCTGAAGCCACCTGTCCTGGCATCACAGATAAAATGGTGAAGAAACtaattgaaaaatttcaaaa gtGTTCAGCAGACGAATCCCCCTAA
- the STK26 gene encoding serine/threonine-protein kinase 26 isoform X1 gives MAHSPVAVQVPGMQNNIADPEELFTKLERIGKGSFGEVFKGIDNRTQQVVAIKIIDLEEAEDEIEDIQQEITVLSQCDSSYVTKYYGSYLKGSKLWIIMEYLGGGSALDLLRAGPFDEFQIATMLKEILKGLDYLHSEKKIHRDIKAANVLLSEQGDVKLADFGVAGQLTDTQIKRNTFVGTPFWMAPEVIQQSAYDSKADIWSLGITAIELAKGEPPNSDMHPMRVLFLIPKNNPPTLVGDFTKSFKEFIDACLNKDPSFRPTAKELLKHKFIVKNSKKTSYLTELIDRFKRWKAEGHSDDESDSEGSDSESTSRENNTHPEWSFTTVRKKPDPKKVQNGAEQDLVQTLSCLSMIITPAFAELKQQDENNASRNQAIEELEKSIAVAEATCPGITDKMVKKLIEKFQKCSADESP, from the exons AATAACATAGCTGATCCAGAAGAACTGTTCACAAAATTAGAGCGCATTGGGAAAGGCTCATTTGGGGAAGTTTTCAAAGGAATTGATAACCGTACCCAGCAAGTCGTTGCTATTAAAATCATAGACCTTGAGGAAGCCGAAGATGAAATAGAAGACATTCAGCAAGAAATAACTGTCTTGAGTCAATGTGACAGCTCATATGTAACAAAATACTATGGGTCATATTTAAAG GGGTCTAAATTATGGATAATAATGGAATACCTGGGTGGTGGTTCAGCACTGGATCtt CTTCGAGCTGGTCCATTTGATGAGTTCCAGATTGCTACCATgctaaaggaaattttaaaaggtcTGGACTATCtgcattcagaaaagaaaattcaccGAGACATAAAAG ctGCCAATGTCTTGCTCTCAGAACAAGGAGATGTTAAACTTGCTGATTTTGGAGTTGCTGGTCAGCTGACGGATACACAGATTAAAAGAAATACCTTTGTGGGAACTCCATTTTGGATGGCTCCTGAAGTTATTCAACAGTCAGCTTATGACTCAAAA GCTGACATTTGGTCATTGGGAATTACTGCTATTGAACTAGCCAAGGGAGAGCCACCTAACTCCGATATGCATCCAATGAGAGTTCTGTTTCTTATTCCCAAAAACAATCCTCCAACTCTTGTTGGAGACTTTACTAAGTCTTTTAAGGAGTTTATTGATGCTTGCCTGAACAAAGATCCATCATTT CGTCCTACAGCAAAAGAACTTCTGAAACACAAATTCATtgtaaaaaattcaaagaagacTTCTTATCTGACTGAACTGATAGATCGTTTTAAGAGATGGAAGGCAGAAGGACACAGTGATGATGAATCTGATTCCGAGGGCTCTGATTC GGAATCTACCAGCAGGGAAAACAATACTCATCCTGAATGGAGCTTTACCACCGTACGAAAGAAGCCTGATCCAAAGAAAGTACAGAATGGGGCA GAGCAAGATCTTGTGCAAACCCTGAGTTGCTTGTCTATGATAATCACACCTGCATTTGCTGAA CTTAAACAGCAGGACGAGAATAACGCTAGCAGGAATCAGGCGATTGAAGAACTCGAGAAAAGTATTGCTGTGGCTGAAGCCACCTGTCCTGGCATCACAGATAAAATGGTGAAGAAACtaattgaaaaatttcaaaa gtGTTCAGCAGACGAATCCCCCTAA
- the FRMD7 gene encoding FERM domain-containing protein 7 isoform X1, translating to MLHLKVQFLDDSQKIFVVDQKSSGKALFNLSCSHLNLAEKEYFGLEFCSHSGNNVWLELLKPITKQVKNPKEIVFKFIVKFFPVDPGHLREELTRYLFTLQIKKDLALGRLPCSDNCTALMVSHILQSELGDFHEETDRKHLAQTRYLPNQDCLEGKIMHFHQKHIGRSPAESDILLLDIARKLDMYGIRPHPASDGEGMQIHLAVAHMGVLVLRGNTKINTFNWAKIRKLSFKRKHFLIKLHANILVLCKDTLEFTMASRDACKAFWKTCVEYHAFFRLSEEPKSKPKTLLCSKGSSFRYSGRTQRQLLEYGRKGRLKSLPFERKHYPSQYHERQCRSSPDLLSDVSKQVEDLRLAYGGGYYQNVNGVHASEPVLESRRRNSAVEVTFATELAHSKPEADPTLLHQSQSSSSFPYIYMDPVFNTEPNPNPDPRDMFSERSPLSSFQTSCKFAGNHMSISSGLTSKVSPAKQLTYTDVPYIPCTDQRVGIMPPQVFFYVDKPPQVPRRSPIRAEERTSPDSYVEPTAMEPAKRSPRHIRMKSFQQDLQGLQEAIARTSGSSNINVGLEEEDPNLEDAFVYNIQEPTPKRSQSQSDMKTIRFPFGSEFRPLGPCPALSHKADLFTDMFAEQELPAVLMDQSTAERYVASESSDSESEILKPEYYALYGKEIRSPMARIRLSSGSLQLDEEDEDAYFNTPTAEDRTSLKSFNYFLA from the exons ATCCTAAGGagattgttttcaaatttatCGTGAAATTTTTCCCAGTGGACCCTGGACATCTGCGGGAAGAACTTACAAG GTATCTTTTTACTCTTCAAATAAAGAAGGATTTGGCTCTAGGAAGGCTTCCATGCAGTGACAACTGTACAGCGTTGATGGTATCTCACATCTTACAAT CAGAACTGGGAGACTTTCATGAAGAAACAGATAGGAAGCATCTGGCACAAACTCGGTACTTACCAAACCAAGACTGTTTAGAGGGCAAGATCATGCACTTTCATCAGAAACACAT TGGCAGGAGCCCAGCTGAATCTGACATTCTGCTACTGGACATAGCAAGGAAGCTGGATATGTATGGCATCAGGCCTCACCCCGCCAGTGATGGTGAAGGGATGCAGATTCACCTGGCTGTTGCTCACATGGGAGTACTGGTGTTACGG GGAAATACAAAGATCAATACTTTTAACTGGGCTAAAATCCGCAAGTTGAGTTTTAAGAGAAAGCATTTTCTCATCAAACTTCATGCCAATATCTTG GTGTTGTGCAAGGATACCTTAGAGTTCACCATGGCCAGCCGAGATGCCTGCAAAGCTTTCTGGAAGACTTGTGTGGAGTACCATGCTTTCTTTAGGCTTTCGGAAGAGCCCAAATCAAAGCCCAAAACCCTACTCTGCAGCAAGGGTTCCAGTTTCCGCTATAG TGGACGAACCCAAAGGCAACTTTTGGAATATGGGAGAAAAGGGAGGCTGAAGAGCTTGCCATTTGAAAG GAAACATTACCCATCTCAGTACCATGAACGACAGtgcaggtcctcaccagacctCCTCTCTGATGTGTCAAAACAA GTGGAAGATTTGAGACTAGCATATGGTGGTGGCTACTACCAAAATGTGAATGGAGTGCACGCATCTGAGCCGGTGCTAGAGAGTAGGAGGAGGAACTCTGCAGTGGAGGTGACATTTGCAACTGAGCTGGCGCATTCCAAACCAGAGGCGGATCCCACATTGCTACATCAGTCCCAAAGCAGTTCCTCTTTCCCTTACATTTATATGGACCCTGTCTTTAACACTGAGCCCAATCCTAACCCTGATCCCAGAGACATGTTTTCGGAGAGGAGTCCTCTAAGCTCCTTCCAAACAAGCTGTAAGTTTGCTGGTAATCACATGAGCATATCTTCTGGCCTCACAAGCAAAGTGAGTCCAGCAAAGCAGCTAACTTACACGGATGTGCCCTATATTCCTTGTACAGATCAGCGGGTTGGTATTATGCCTCCCCAGGTCTTTTTTTATGTGGACAAGCCACCCCAGGTGCCCAGACGGTCCCCAATCAGAGCAGAGGAACGGACAAGTCCAGATAGCTATGTAGAGCCCACTGCAATGGAGCCAGCCAAAAGAAGCCCAAGGCATATCAGAATGAAGAGCTTTCAGCAAGACCTGCAAGGACTCCAAGAAGCTATAGCCAGGACTAGCGGTAGCAGCAACATCAATGTAGGTCTAGAAGAGGAAGACCCAAATTTGGAAGATGCATTTGTATATAACATTCAAGAGCCAACCCCTAAAAGGTCCCAGAGCCAATCAGACATGAAAACTATTCGTTTTCCTTTTGGGTCAGAATTTAGACCTTTAGGGCCTTGTCCTGCTCTCAGTCATAAAGCAGACCTGTTTACGGATATGTTTGCAGAGCAGGAGTTGCCAGCAGTTCTAATGGATCAAAGTACAGCAGAAAGGTATGTAGCTAGTGAATCCAGTGATTCTGAATCAGAGATTCTTAAACCAGAGTACTATGCTTTGTATGGCAAAGAAATAAGGTCACCCATGGCCAGAATCCGCCTGTCTTCTGGTAGTCTACAGTTagatgaagaagatgaagatgcTTATTTCAACACACCAACTGCTGAAGACAGGACTTCACTAAAATCATTTAATTACTTTTTAGCTTAA
- the STK26 gene encoding serine/threonine-protein kinase 26 isoform X6: MEYLGGGSALDLLRAGPFDEFQIATMLKEILKGLDYLHSEKKIHRDIKAANVLLSEQGDVKLADFGVAGQLTDTQIKRNTFVGTPFWMAPEVIQQSAYDSKADIWSLGITAIELAKGEPPNSDMHPMRVLFLIPKNNPPTLVGDFTKSFKEFIDACLNKDPSFRPTAKELLKHKFIVKNSKKTSYLTELIDRFKRWKAEGHSDDESDSEGSDSESTSRENNTHPEWSFTTVRKKPDPKKVQNGAEQDLVQTLSCLSMIITPAFAELKQQDENNASRNQAIEELEKSIAVAEATCPGITDKMVKKLIEKFQKCSADESP; this comes from the exons ATGGAATACCTGGGTGGTGGTTCAGCACTGGATCtt CTTCGAGCTGGTCCATTTGATGAGTTCCAGATTGCTACCATgctaaaggaaattttaaaaggtcTGGACTATCtgcattcagaaaagaaaattcaccGAGACATAAAAG ctGCCAATGTCTTGCTCTCAGAACAAGGAGATGTTAAACTTGCTGATTTTGGAGTTGCTGGTCAGCTGACGGATACACAGATTAAAAGAAATACCTTTGTGGGAACTCCATTTTGGATGGCTCCTGAAGTTATTCAACAGTCAGCTTATGACTCAAAA GCTGACATTTGGTCATTGGGAATTACTGCTATTGAACTAGCCAAGGGAGAGCCACCTAACTCCGATATGCATCCAATGAGAGTTCTGTTTCTTATTCCCAAAAACAATCCTCCAACTCTTGTTGGAGACTTTACTAAGTCTTTTAAGGAGTTTATTGATGCTTGCCTGAACAAAGATCCATCATTT CGTCCTACAGCAAAAGAACTTCTGAAACACAAATTCATtgtaaaaaattcaaagaagacTTCTTATCTGACTGAACTGATAGATCGTTTTAAGAGATGGAAGGCAGAAGGACACAGTGATGATGAATCTGATTCCGAGGGCTCTGATTC GGAATCTACCAGCAGGGAAAACAATACTCATCCTGAATGGAGCTTTACCACCGTACGAAAGAAGCCTGATCCAAAGAAAGTACAGAATGGGGCA GAGCAAGATCTTGTGCAAACCCTGAGTTGCTTGTCTATGATAATCACACCTGCATTTGCTGAA CTTAAACAGCAGGACGAGAATAACGCTAGCAGGAATCAGGCGATTGAAGAACTCGAGAAAAGTATTGCTGTGGCTGAAGCCACCTGTCCTGGCATCACAGATAAAATGGTGAAGAAACtaattgaaaaatttcaaaa gtGTTCAGCAGACGAATCCCCCTAA
- the FRMD7 gene encoding FERM domain-containing protein 7 isoform X2, with product MLHLKVQFLDDSQKIFVVDQKSSGKALFNLSCSHLNLAEKEYFGLEFCSHSGNNVWLELLKPITKQVKMDPGHLREELTRYLFTLQIKKDLALGRLPCSDNCTALMVSHILQSELGDFHEETDRKHLAQTRYLPNQDCLEGKIMHFHQKHIGRSPAESDILLLDIARKLDMYGIRPHPASDGEGMQIHLAVAHMGVLVLRGNTKINTFNWAKIRKLSFKRKHFLIKLHANILVLCKDTLEFTMASRDACKAFWKTCVEYHAFFRLSEEPKSKPKTLLCSKGSSFRYSGRTQRQLLEYGRKGRLKSLPFERKHYPSQYHERQCRSSPDLLSDVSKQVEDLRLAYGGGYYQNVNGVHASEPVLESRRRNSAVEVTFATELAHSKPEADPTLLHQSQSSSSFPYIYMDPVFNTEPNPNPDPRDMFSERSPLSSFQTSCKFAGNHMSISSGLTSKVSPAKQLTYTDVPYIPCTDQRVGIMPPQVFFYVDKPPQVPRRSPIRAEERTSPDSYVEPTAMEPAKRSPRHIRMKSFQQDLQGLQEAIARTSGSSNINVGLEEEDPNLEDAFVYNIQEPTPKRSQSQSDMKTIRFPFGSEFRPLGPCPALSHKADLFTDMFAEQELPAVLMDQSTAERYVASESSDSESEILKPEYYALYGKEIRSPMARIRLSSGSLQLDEEDEDAYFNTPTAEDRTSLKSFNYFLA from the exons TGGACCCTGGACATCTGCGGGAAGAACTTACAAG GTATCTTTTTACTCTTCAAATAAAGAAGGATTTGGCTCTAGGAAGGCTTCCATGCAGTGACAACTGTACAGCGTTGATGGTATCTCACATCTTACAAT CAGAACTGGGAGACTTTCATGAAGAAACAGATAGGAAGCATCTGGCACAAACTCGGTACTTACCAAACCAAGACTGTTTAGAGGGCAAGATCATGCACTTTCATCAGAAACACAT TGGCAGGAGCCCAGCTGAATCTGACATTCTGCTACTGGACATAGCAAGGAAGCTGGATATGTATGGCATCAGGCCTCACCCCGCCAGTGATGGTGAAGGGATGCAGATTCACCTGGCTGTTGCTCACATGGGAGTACTGGTGTTACGG GGAAATACAAAGATCAATACTTTTAACTGGGCTAAAATCCGCAAGTTGAGTTTTAAGAGAAAGCATTTTCTCATCAAACTTCATGCCAATATCTTG GTGTTGTGCAAGGATACCTTAGAGTTCACCATGGCCAGCCGAGATGCCTGCAAAGCTTTCTGGAAGACTTGTGTGGAGTACCATGCTTTCTTTAGGCTTTCGGAAGAGCCCAAATCAAAGCCCAAAACCCTACTCTGCAGCAAGGGTTCCAGTTTCCGCTATAG TGGACGAACCCAAAGGCAACTTTTGGAATATGGGAGAAAAGGGAGGCTGAAGAGCTTGCCATTTGAAAG GAAACATTACCCATCTCAGTACCATGAACGACAGtgcaggtcctcaccagacctCCTCTCTGATGTGTCAAAACAA GTGGAAGATTTGAGACTAGCATATGGTGGTGGCTACTACCAAAATGTGAATGGAGTGCACGCATCTGAGCCGGTGCTAGAGAGTAGGAGGAGGAACTCTGCAGTGGAGGTGACATTTGCAACTGAGCTGGCGCATTCCAAACCAGAGGCGGATCCCACATTGCTACATCAGTCCCAAAGCAGTTCCTCTTTCCCTTACATTTATATGGACCCTGTCTTTAACACTGAGCCCAATCCTAACCCTGATCCCAGAGACATGTTTTCGGAGAGGAGTCCTCTAAGCTCCTTCCAAACAAGCTGTAAGTTTGCTGGTAATCACATGAGCATATCTTCTGGCCTCACAAGCAAAGTGAGTCCAGCAAAGCAGCTAACTTACACGGATGTGCCCTATATTCCTTGTACAGATCAGCGGGTTGGTATTATGCCTCCCCAGGTCTTTTTTTATGTGGACAAGCCACCCCAGGTGCCCAGACGGTCCCCAATCAGAGCAGAGGAACGGACAAGTCCAGATAGCTATGTAGAGCCCACTGCAATGGAGCCAGCCAAAAGAAGCCCAAGGCATATCAGAATGAAGAGCTTTCAGCAAGACCTGCAAGGACTCCAAGAAGCTATAGCCAGGACTAGCGGTAGCAGCAACATCAATGTAGGTCTAGAAGAGGAAGACCCAAATTTGGAAGATGCATTTGTATATAACATTCAAGAGCCAACCCCTAAAAGGTCCCAGAGCCAATCAGACATGAAAACTATTCGTTTTCCTTTTGGGTCAGAATTTAGACCTTTAGGGCCTTGTCCTGCTCTCAGTCATAAAGCAGACCTGTTTACGGATATGTTTGCAGAGCAGGAGTTGCCAGCAGTTCTAATGGATCAAAGTACAGCAGAAAGGTATGTAGCTAGTGAATCCAGTGATTCTGAATCAGAGATTCTTAAACCAGAGTACTATGCTTTGTATGGCAAAGAAATAAGGTCACCCATGGCCAGAATCCGCCTGTCTTCTGGTAGTCTACAGTTagatgaagaagatgaagatgcTTATTTCAACACACCAACTGCTGAAGACAGGACTTCACTAAAATCATTTAATTACTTTTTAGCTTAA
- the STK26 gene encoding serine/threonine-protein kinase 26 isoform X2, whose amino-acid sequence MAHSPVAVQVPGMQNNIADPEELFTKLERIGKGSFGEVFKGIDNRTQQVVAIKIIDLEEAEDEIEDIQQEITVLSQCDSSYVTKYYGSYLKLRAGPFDEFQIATMLKEILKGLDYLHSEKKIHRDIKAANVLLSEQGDVKLADFGVAGQLTDTQIKRNTFVGTPFWMAPEVIQQSAYDSKADIWSLGITAIELAKGEPPNSDMHPMRVLFLIPKNNPPTLVGDFTKSFKEFIDACLNKDPSFRPTAKELLKHKFIVKNSKKTSYLTELIDRFKRWKAEGHSDDESDSEGSDSESTSRENNTHPEWSFTTVRKKPDPKKVQNGAEQDLVQTLSCLSMIITPAFAELKQQDENNASRNQAIEELEKSIAVAEATCPGITDKMVKKLIEKFQKCSADESP is encoded by the exons AATAACATAGCTGATCCAGAAGAACTGTTCACAAAATTAGAGCGCATTGGGAAAGGCTCATTTGGGGAAGTTTTCAAAGGAATTGATAACCGTACCCAGCAAGTCGTTGCTATTAAAATCATAGACCTTGAGGAAGCCGAAGATGAAATAGAAGACATTCAGCAAGAAATAACTGTCTTGAGTCAATGTGACAGCTCATATGTAACAAAATACTATGGGTCATATTTAAAG CTTCGAGCTGGTCCATTTGATGAGTTCCAGATTGCTACCATgctaaaggaaattttaaaaggtcTGGACTATCtgcattcagaaaagaaaattcaccGAGACATAAAAG ctGCCAATGTCTTGCTCTCAGAACAAGGAGATGTTAAACTTGCTGATTTTGGAGTTGCTGGTCAGCTGACGGATACACAGATTAAAAGAAATACCTTTGTGGGAACTCCATTTTGGATGGCTCCTGAAGTTATTCAACAGTCAGCTTATGACTCAAAA GCTGACATTTGGTCATTGGGAATTACTGCTATTGAACTAGCCAAGGGAGAGCCACCTAACTCCGATATGCATCCAATGAGAGTTCTGTTTCTTATTCCCAAAAACAATCCTCCAACTCTTGTTGGAGACTTTACTAAGTCTTTTAAGGAGTTTATTGATGCTTGCCTGAACAAAGATCCATCATTT CGTCCTACAGCAAAAGAACTTCTGAAACACAAATTCATtgtaaaaaattcaaagaagacTTCTTATCTGACTGAACTGATAGATCGTTTTAAGAGATGGAAGGCAGAAGGACACAGTGATGATGAATCTGATTCCGAGGGCTCTGATTC GGAATCTACCAGCAGGGAAAACAATACTCATCCTGAATGGAGCTTTACCACCGTACGAAAGAAGCCTGATCCAAAGAAAGTACAGAATGGGGCA GAGCAAGATCTTGTGCAAACCCTGAGTTGCTTGTCTATGATAATCACACCTGCATTTGCTGAA CTTAAACAGCAGGACGAGAATAACGCTAGCAGGAATCAGGCGATTGAAGAACTCGAGAAAAGTATTGCTGTGGCTGAAGCCACCTGTCCTGGCATCACAGATAAAATGGTGAAGAAACtaattgaaaaatttcaaaa gtGTTCAGCAGACGAATCCCCCTAA